In Flavobacterium sp. N3904, one DNA window encodes the following:
- a CDS encoding isoamylase early set domain-containing protein: MSIKKQFIKTKPVCKVTFSVEAKEANEASVIGDFNNWSVEEGALSKLKNGTFKATFDLNKDATYEFKYVIDGKFVNEPEADSFKWNDFAGAENSVLAI; encoded by the coding sequence ATGTCTATCAAGAAACAATTTATAAAAACTAAGCCTGTTTGTAAAGTTACTTTTAGTGTAGAAGCAAAAGAGGCAAACGAAGCATCGGTTATTGGAGATTTTAATAATTGGAGTGTTGAAGAAGGGGCTTTGAGTAAGCTGAAAAATGGTACTTTTAAAGCTACTTTCGATCTGAATAAAGATGCAACTTATGAATTTAAGTATGTCATAGATGGTAAATTTGTAAATGAGCCAGAAGCTGATTCCTTCAAATGGAATGATTTTGCAGGTGCAGAAAATAGTGTATTA
- a CDS encoding 2TM domain-containing protein, translating into MEKELHEQYEYARRRLKQKKRLYYHFVLFTLTSLFIFTAHRFFDIGIDTNWCIWIITLWLFLFVLHFIKVFITDRFMNKYWERDQINRLVTLQQKKIAQLESKIEEDTTKK; encoded by the coding sequence ATGGAAAAAGAGTTACACGAACAATACGAATATGCAAGAAGACGTTTAAAACAAAAGAAAAGACTCTATTATCATTTTGTTCTCTTTACCTTAACAAGCTTATTTATATTTACTGCACATCGCTTTTTTGATATTGGTATAGATACCAATTGGTGTATTTGGATTATTACATTATGGTTATTCCTTTTTGTTTTACATTTTATAAAAGTCTTTATAACCGATCGTTTTATGAATAAATATTGGGAAAGAGACCAAATAAATCGTCTTGTTACATTACAGCAAAAAAAAATAGCGCAATTAGAGTCCAAAATTGAAGAGGATACAACTAAAAAATAA